The Pyrococcus kukulkanii genome contains a region encoding:
- a CDS encoding lipoate--protein ligase family protein, which produces MRFIPLIVARPEVQMAIDEAIMRARIEGRVPDTVRLYVFKPSSVTIGRFQSVKHDVNLEKARELGIPVVRRITGGGSVFHDEYGEITYSVIIGEDYHPALKNIQESYRFLAGPLVDALKDLGLNAEFSGLNDIVVNGKKISGSAQTRRKGVILQHGTFMYSTRLEVLASVLKVSKEKLKDKGVKSIYERVTTVEREGIKLSREEAYELLKNSFFRAFPLEPGELTDYELELAEKLIEERYGNEKWNLMK; this is translated from the coding sequence ATGAGGTTCATTCCACTCATCGTTGCAAGGCCTGAAGTTCAGATGGCTATAGATGAGGCAATAATGAGGGCAAGGATTGAAGGCAGAGTTCCAGACACCGTAAGGCTTTACGTTTTCAAGCCTAGTTCCGTGACCATAGGGAGATTCCAGAGCGTGAAGCACGATGTTAATCTAGAGAAAGCTAGAGAGTTAGGCATTCCAGTCGTGAGAAGGATAACTGGAGGAGGAAGTGTTTTCCACGACGAATACGGTGAGATAACTTATTCTGTGATTATAGGGGAGGACTACCACCCTGCTCTTAAGAACATTCAAGAGAGCTACAGGTTCTTAGCGGGTCCCCTAGTCGATGCCCTTAAGGATCTAGGGTTGAACGCAGAATTTTCTGGGCTTAATGATATCGTCGTTAACGGAAAGAAAATTAGTGGATCAGCCCAAACTAGGAGAAAGGGTGTTATTTTACAACATGGAACTTTCATGTACTCGACGAGACTTGAGGTTTTAGCTTCAGTACTGAAGGTTTCCAAGGAAAAGCTGAAGGATAAGGGAGTGAAGAGTATCTACGAGAGGGTAACCACCGTGGAGAGAGAAGGAATAAAGTTATCGAGAGAAGAAGCTTATGAGCTTCTGAAGAACAGCTTTTTCAGGGCATTTCCATTGGAACCTGGGGAGCTGACGGACTATGAGCTGGAGCTTGCAGAAAAGCTGATCGAGGAGAGATATGGGAATGAGAAGTGGAACCTCATGAAGTAA
- the tuf gene encoding translation elongation factor EF-1 subunit alpha, producing MPKEKPHVNIVFIGHVDHGKSTTIGRLLYDTGNIPETIIKKFEEMGEKGKSFKFAWVMDRLKEERERGITIDVAHTKFETPHRYITIIDAPGHRDFVKNMITGASQADAAVLVVAATDGVMPQTKEHAFLARTLGIKHIIVAINKMDMVNYDQKVFEKVKAQVEKLLKMLGYKDFPVIPISAWEGDNVVKKSDKMPWYNGPTLIEALDKIPEPEKPIDKPLRIPIQDVYSIKGVGTVPVGRVETGKLKVGDVVIFEPASTIFHKPIQGEVKSIEMHHEPLQEALPGDNIGFNVRGVSKNDIKRGDVAGHANNPPTVVRTKDTFKAQIIVLNHPTAITVGYSPVLHAHTAQVPVRFEQLLAKLDPRTGNIVEENPQFIKTGDSAIVILRPMKPVVLEPVKEIPQLGRFAIRDMGMTVAAGMVISIQKGE from the coding sequence ATGCCAAAGGAGAAGCCCCACGTTAACATCGTGTTTATCGGACACGTAGACCACGGTAAGAGTACAACAATCGGTAGGCTCCTTTACGATACCGGTAACATCCCAGAAACCATCATCAAGAAGTTCGAGGAGATGGGTGAAAAGGGTAAGTCATTCAAGTTTGCTTGGGTCATGGACAGGCTTAAGGAGGAGAGAGAAAGAGGTATTACCATTGACGTCGCCCACACCAAGTTCGAGACTCCACACAGGTACATCACCATCATCGACGCTCCCGGTCACAGGGACTTCGTTAAGAACATGATCACCGGTGCCTCACAGGCTGACGCTGCAGTTCTCGTTGTTGCAGCTACCGATGGTGTCATGCCACAGACCAAGGAGCATGCCTTCCTTGCGAGGACCCTCGGTATTAAGCACATAATCGTTGCCATTAACAAGATGGACATGGTCAACTATGACCAGAAGGTCTTCGAGAAGGTCAAGGCTCAGGTTGAGAAGCTCCTCAAGATGCTCGGTTACAAGGACTTCCCAGTTATTCCGATCAGCGCTTGGGAGGGTGACAACGTCGTTAAGAAGAGCGACAAGATGCCATGGTACAACGGCCCAACCCTCATCGAGGCCCTCGACAAAATCCCAGAGCCAGAGAAGCCAATCGACAAGCCACTCAGGATACCCATCCAGGACGTCTACTCAATTAAGGGTGTCGGTACCGTTCCAGTCGGTAGGGTTGAGACCGGTAAGCTCAAGGTCGGTGACGTAGTTATCTTCGAGCCCGCAAGCACGATCTTCCACAAGCCCATCCAGGGTGAAGTTAAGTCCATCGAGATGCACCACGAGCCACTTCAGGAAGCACTCCCAGGTGACAACATTGGATTCAACGTCAGAGGTGTCAGCAAGAACGACATCAAGAGAGGTGACGTTGCTGGACACGCAAACAACCCGCCAACAGTTGTCAGAACCAAGGATACCTTCAAGGCCCAGATCATCGTCCTCAACCACCCAACAGCTATTACCGTTGGATACAGCCCAGTTCTCCACGCTCACACTGCCCAGGTTCCAGTCAGGTTCGAGCAGCTCCTTGCCAAGCTTGACCCCAGGACCGGTAACATCGTAGAGGAGAACCCACAGTTCATCAAGACCGGTGACTCAGCTATCGTCATCCTCAGGCCAATGAAGCCAGTCGTTCTTGAGCCCGTCAAGGAGATCCCACAGCTCGGTAGGTTCGCTATCAGAGACATGGGTATGACCGTTGCTGCAGGTATGGTGATCTCAATCCAGAAGGGTGAGTGA
- the rpsJ gene encoding 30S ribosomal protein S10, whose translation MQKARIKLASTNVRSLEEVANQIRQIAERTGVRMSGPIPLPTKRIRIVTRKSPDGEGSATFDRWELRIHKRLIDIEADERAMRQIMRIRVPEDVTIEIELIS comes from the coding sequence ATGCAAAAAGCGAGGATCAAGCTTGCAAGCACCAATGTCCGTTCTCTTGAGGAGGTTGCAAACCAGATAAGGCAGATAGCAGAGAGAACTGGAGTCAGGATGAGTGGGCCAATACCACTGCCAACTAAGAGGATAAGGATCGTAACAAGGAAGAGCCCTGACGGGGAAGGTTCAGCAACCTTTGACAGATGGGAGCTCAGGATACACAAGAGGCTCATCGACATCGAGGCTGATGAGAGGGCCATGAGGCAGATCATGAGGATTCGTGTTCCTGAGGATGTTACAATTGAGATTGAGCTCATATCATGA